Proteins found in one Verrucomicrobiota bacterium genomic segment:
- a CDS encoding NAD-dependent epimerase/dehydratase family protein: MNCAVTAGPTFEPLDSVRRLTNLSTGTLGTQLADYLASQGHEVVLLRGSSSIFRSAVKVARIIEFGTASELERHLESLASVRIDAVFHAAAVSDFGFGRVWTRSPGGELREISRGKFSTREAPLLAELVPVPKLINRLRSWFPKAWLVGWKYEVDGTRAAAVDRARTQVGENQTDACVINGPAYGAGFGHLSKEHELFHFETSSALFEHLERFVRR; encoded by the coding sequence ATGAACTGCGCTGTCACCGCTGGGCCGACCTTCGAGCCGTTGGACTCGGTGCGTAGGCTCACTAACCTCTCCACCGGGACTTTGGGCACCCAACTGGCCGATTACCTGGCAAGTCAGGGCCACGAAGTAGTTTTACTCCGGGGAAGCAGTTCAATATTCCGGAGCGCTGTCAAGGTCGCGCGCATTATCGAATTCGGAACCGCCTCCGAACTGGAACGACACCTGGAATCATTAGCCTCTGTGCGAATTGACGCGGTCTTCCATGCGGCAGCGGTCAGCGACTTCGGTTTTGGCAGAGTCTGGACGCGTTCGCCAGGCGGGGAATTGCGCGAAATCAGCCGTGGCAAATTCTCTACGCGCGAGGCGCCGCTGCTGGCCGAATTGGTTCCCGTTCCAAAACTCATCAACCGGCTTCGCAGTTGGTTTCCCAAGGCATGGCTGGTCGGCTGGAAATACGAAGTGGACGGCACGCGCGCAGCCGCTGTTGACCGCGCGCGAACGCAGGTCGGCGAGAATCAAACGGACGCCTGTGTGATCAACGGTCCCGCCTATGGCGCGGGTTTTGGCCACCTATCCAAAGAGCATGAACTTTTTCATTTTGAAACTTCCTCGGCACTATTCGAACATCTGGAGAGATTCGTGCGCCGATAG
- a CDS encoding formylglycine-generating enzyme family protein has protein sequence MRLAGFLFALILGVSLGLVPEAAELSAQLPSPTLKIEIAEGTKVRVTFSRKLNERYQVYVTHDLKNWHFFGSIVQGGSQPITIEYPGGANRTAFFRVESRPTFAPVHSRMERGTNGEIHLSFPTVAGRRYQAALSIDLERWDFSDLIDGTGSRESTEIDFPVPAAFFRVEAVDILPLPNMVWIPQGRFVMGSPPDEKDRDLDEDPLTQVVFPSGFWMGKYEVTQGEYERITGTNPSGFNGDPSRPVERVSWEDAVAYCARLTQTEFSAGRLPFGYAYRLPTEAEFEYACRAGTTTRYSFGDDLDYTELGEYAWYDANSLKTTHPVGQKRPNLFGLHDIYGNVWEWCHDYYDSAYPGGSIERPSGPSSGVSRVFRGGGWDWKASSCRSAYRNNVLPTRRSNYLGFRVVLGPVLY, from the coding sequence ATGAGACTCGCTGGATTCTTGTTCGCCTTGATTCTTGGGGTTTCCCTCGGCCTCGTTCCAGAAGCGGCAGAGTTGTCCGCACAATTACCAAGCCCCACGCTCAAAATCGAGATAGCCGAAGGGACGAAAGTAAGAGTCACATTCTCCCGCAAACTAAACGAGCGTTACCAGGTTTATGTCACTCACGACCTCAAGAATTGGCATTTCTTTGGCAGCATAGTCCAGGGAGGCTCTCAGCCAATCACGATTGAATATCCCGGCGGCGCGAATCGAACCGCGTTTTTTAGAGTCGAATCCAGGCCAACATTTGCCCCGGTGCACTCGCGGATGGAGCGAGGAACGAATGGCGAGATTCACCTCAGTTTTCCCACAGTTGCTGGACGGAGATATCAAGCTGCGCTCTCTATCGATTTGGAGCGCTGGGATTTCAGCGACCTGATCGATGGCACTGGAAGCCGCGAATCCACCGAGATTGATTTCCCTGTACCGGCCGCGTTTTTCCGCGTCGAAGCCGTCGATATCCTCCCCTTGCCCAACATGGTTTGGATCCCCCAAGGCCGCTTCGTAATGGGGAGCCCGCCCGATGAGAAGGACCGCGATCTGGACGAAGATCCATTGACGCAAGTCGTTTTTCCTTCTGGATTCTGGATGGGCAAGTATGAGGTGACGCAGGGTGAGTATGAACGAATCACGGGCACGAATCCGAGTGGGTTCAACGGCGACCCATCTCGGCCGGTGGAGCGGGTGAGTTGGGAAGACGCCGTCGCCTACTGTGCGCGACTGACTCAGACAGAGTTCTCGGCAGGCCGGTTGCCGTTCGGCTACGCCTATCGTCTTCCGACCGAGGCCGAGTTCGAATATGCCTGTCGCGCCGGCACAACCACCCGGTACAGCTTCGGAGATGATCTGGATTACACAGAGCTTGGGGAGTATGCGTGGTACGATGCGAACAGCCTCAAAACCACGCACCCGGTCGGACAGAAGCGGCCAAATCTGTTTGGGCTGCACGACATCTACGGCAACGTCTGGGAATGGTGCCACGATTACTATGATAGCGCATATCCGGGAGGATCGATCGAAAGGCCGTCCGGGCCTTCGTCAGGGGTCAGTCGTGTCTTTCGGGGAGGAGGTTGGGATTGGAAGGCTTCCTCATGCCGTTCGGCTTACCGGAACAATGTCCTGCCCACGCGTCGCAGTAATTATCTAGGCTTCCGCGTTGTCCTCGGCCCTGTGCTGTACTGA